A genomic stretch from Budorcas taxicolor isolate Tak-1 chromosome 15, Takin1.1, whole genome shotgun sequence includes:
- the PGM2L1 gene encoding glucose 1,6-bisphosphate synthase: MHPRLAAMTENAEGDLNSNLLHAPYHTGDPQLDTAIGQWLRWDKNPKTREQIENLLRNGMNKELRDRLCCRMTFGTAGLRSAMGAGFCYINDLTVIQSTQGMYKYLERCFSDFKQRGFVVGYDTRGQVTSSCSSQRLAKLTAAVLLAKDVPVYLFSRYVPTPFVPYAVQELNAVAGVMITASHNRKEDNGYKVYWENGAQITSPHDKEILKCIEECVEPWNGSWNDNLVDTSPLKRDPLQDICRRYMDDLKKICFYRELNSKTTLKFVHTSFHGVGHDYVQLAFQVFGFKPPIPVPEQKDPDPDFSTVKCPNPEEGESVLELSLRLAEKENARIVLATDPDADRLAVAELQENGVWKVFTGNELAALFGWWMFDCWKKSKSRNADVKNIYMLATTVSSKILKAIALKEGFHFEETLPGFKWIGSRIKDLLENGKEVLFSFEESIGFLCGTSVLDKDGVSAAVVVAEMASYLETMNITLKQQLINVYEKYGYHISKTSYFLCYDPTTIKSIFERLRNFDSPKEYPKFCGTFAILHVRDITTGYDSSQPNKKSVLPVSKSSQMITFTFQNGCVATLRTSGTEPKIKYYAEMCASPDQSDTALLEEELKKLIDALIENFLEPSKNGLTWRSV; the protein is encoded by the exons aatccaAAAACAAGAGAGCAAATTGAAAATCTGTTAAGGAATGGGATGAACAAGGAGCTGCGAGATAGGCTTTGTTGCCGAATGACTTTTGGAACTGCAGGACTTCGTTCTGCTATGGGGGCAGGATTTTGCTATATTAATGATCTTACAGTAATACAATCAACACag GGGATGTACAAATACCTTGAGAGATGTTTCTCAGACTTCAAGCAAAGAGGCTTTGTAGTTGGGTATGACACACGGGGTCAAGTAactagcagctgcagcagccagAG gCTTGCTAAGCTAACTGCTGCAGTCTTATTGGCCAAAGATGTTCCTGTGTATCTTTTTTCAAGATATGTTCCTACACCTTTCGTA CCATATGCAGTCCAGGAACTCAATGCAGTTGCAGGTGTGATGATTACGGCATCTCACAACCGCAAAGAAGACAATGGATACAAG GTTTACTGGGAAAATGGTGCTCAGATCACATCTCCTCatgataaagaaattttaaaatgtatagaagAATGTGTGGAACCCTGGAATGGTTCTTGGAATGATAATTTAGTGGATACCAGCCCACTAAAGAGAGATCCTTTGCAGGACATTTGTAGAAGATACATGGATGATCTGAAAAAGATCTGTTTTTACAG GGAATTAAACTCAAAGACCACCTTGAAATTTGTACATACATCTTTtcatggagtcggacatgactatgtACAATTGGCTTTTCAAGTATTTGGTTTTAAGCCTCCAATTCCAGTACCAGAACAAAAAGATCCTGATCCAGACTTTTCTACTGTTAAATGCCCAAATCCTGAAGAAGGAGAATCTGTACTG GAACTTTCTTTGAGActggcagagaaagaaaatgcccGGATAGTGCTGGCTACAGATCCTGATGCAGACCGACTGGCAGTGGCAGAACTTCAGGAGAA TGGTGTTTGGAAAGTTTTCACAGGGAATGAGCTGGCTGCGTTGTTTGGGTGGTGGATGTTTGATTGCtggaagaaaagcaaatcaaGAAATGCTGATGTGAAGAACATTTATATGTTAGCCACCACAGTCTCTTCCAAAATTTTGAAGGCAATTGCACTAAAAGAAGGATTTCACTTTGAG gaaaCATTACCAGGTTTTAAATGGATTGGAAGTAGGATAAAAGACCTCCtggaaaatgggaaagaagtcCTTTTTTCATTTGAAGAGTCTATAG GTTTTCTGTGTGGAACTTCCGTTTTGGATAAAGATGGTGTGAGTGCAGCCGTTGTTGTTGCTGAGATGGCATCTTACCTGGAAACCATGAACATAACATTGAAACAGCAACTGATTAATGTTTATGAAAA ATATGGTTATCATATTTCAAAAACTTCATATTTCTTATGTTATGATCCAACTACCATCAAAAGTATATTTGAAAGGCTTCGCAATTTTGATTCTCCAAAAGAATACCCCAAGTTTTGTGGGACATTTGCTATATTGCACGTACGAGATATTACCACTGGATATGACAGCAGCCAGCCTAATAAGAAATCA GTGCTGCCTGTAAGCAAAAGCAGCCAAATGATtacatttacttttcaaaatggcTGTGTTGCTACTCTTCGGACTAGTGGAACAGAACCGAAGATAAAGTATTATGCAGAGATGTGCGCATCACCTGACCAGAG TGACACTGCCTTGCTAGAAGAGGAATTGAAGAAACTGATTGATGCTTTAATTGAGAATTTTCTTGAGCCCAGTAAAAATGGACTGACCTGGCGTTCTGTTTAG